In one Nitrospirota bacterium genomic region, the following are encoded:
- a CDS encoding IS630 family transposase, which yields MEKLDARRFNQETQYQLRRQVVRLRERGMKYKEIAEIVGITYNHARTIYKRYERGGLQAIAKRKRGRRLGEHRTLSAGQEAAIQGMIQDKTPDSYGMPYALWNREAIQQLIKRQYGIKMPIRTVGDYLRRWGFTPQKPLKRAYEQDPGAVQRWLDHDYPKIAARAKAEGASMHWCDETGLRSDENRRRGYAPRGKTPVVHINVNRKSVSMISAITNQGKVRFMVLESGITVPLLITFLEQLLKDVEQKVFVILDNLRAHHSKEVREWAEKHNKRIALFYLPPYSPELNPDEYLNGDMKAAVLSGTPARSKRELKRKVLSHMRKLQKLPGRVQKYFDHPCIKYAA from the coding sequence ATGGAGAAGTTAGATGCACGAAGGTTCAATCAAGAGACGCAGTACCAGCTACGGAGGCAAGTAGTACGGCTCCGCGAGCGGGGGATGAAATACAAGGAAATAGCTGAGATAGTCGGCATAACATACAACCATGCTCGAACGATTTACAAGCGATATGAACGTGGAGGACTACAGGCAATCGCCAAGCGTAAACGGGGGCGGCGGTTGGGTGAACATCGGACCTTATCGGCAGGGCAGGAGGCTGCGATACAAGGGATGATACAAGATAAGACACCCGACTCCTATGGTATGCCGTATGCGTTATGGAACAGAGAGGCAATCCAGCAGTTGATAAAGAGGCAGTATGGGATAAAGATGCCGATCCGAACCGTGGGAGATTATTTAAGGCGGTGGGGATTTACTCCTCAGAAGCCGTTAAAGAGGGCCTATGAGCAGGACCCTGGGGCGGTGCAGCGGTGGTTAGATCATGATTATCCGAAGATAGCTGCACGAGCCAAAGCAGAGGGAGCGTCCATGCACTGGTGTGACGAGACGGGTCTCAGAAGTGATGAGAATCGGCGCAGAGGGTATGCGCCCAGAGGGAAGACTCCGGTCGTCCACATAAACGTTAACCGAAAGAGTGTCAGTATGATTTCGGCAATTACCAATCAGGGCAAGGTACGGTTTATGGTGCTTGAGAGCGGCATCACGGTGCCTCTTCTGATTACGTTTTTAGAGCAATTGCTCAAGGATGTAGAGCAGAAGGTATTTGTAATTCTGGATAATCTCAGGGCGCACCATAGCAAAGAAGTAAGGGAATGGGCAGAAAAACATAACAAGAGAATAGCATTGTTCTATCTGCCGCCGTATTCACCGGAGCTGAATCCTGACGAATATCTTAATGGAGATATGAAGGCAGCGGTTCTGTCAGGGACACCTGCACGGAGCAAACGCGAGTTGAAAAGAAAGGTTCTGTCTCATATGCGGAAGCTCCAGAAGCTCCCCGGACGGGTACAGAAATATTTCGATCACCCATGTATAAAATATGCGGCGTAA
- a CDS encoding Wzz/FepE/Etk N-terminal domain-containing protein, whose translation MRTAGAESGNSNNEISLFDYWGMLVKGRGIIIGIVLISVVITASLAFLAPTVYQGEGVLKVSTDGVITAKAVGDIINGERADVIFPKNADSVESHRAGEGKGSADKLIITIEGKKADLLQHSFVELLEFVNNLPEIQRSIESEKEKLALQLKELTILVKDSEGANKHLERANKEGRAVFIGITPVQLNKAILDAKVERLVVEHKLKKLTGIEPIGKLIITKKPNKLKRKVVLAGMSGLFVGIFIVSIMQYRRRQSGILA comes from the coding sequence ATGAGAACTGCAGGAGCAGAGAGTGGGAATTCTAATAATGAAATAAGTTTATTTGATTATTGGGGGATGTTGGTAAAAGGAAGAGGCATTATTATCGGGATTGTTCTGATTTCGGTGGTTATAACCGCTTCTCTTGCCTTTTTGGCCCCGACAGTTTATCAAGGAGAAGGCGTATTAAAGGTTTCAACGGATGGTGTTATAACAGCAAAAGCAGTGGGTGATATCATCAACGGGGAAAGAGCGGACGTAATTTTTCCTAAGAATGCAGATTCCGTAGAAAGTCATAGAGCAGGTGAGGGGAAGGGATCTGCCGATAAGTTAATTATTACGATTGAGGGGAAAAAAGCCGACCTCCTCCAGCATTCATTTGTGGAACTTCTTGAATTCGTGAATAATCTTCCTGAAATACAACGATCGATTGAAAGCGAGAAGGAAAAACTTGCTCTGCAATTGAAAGAATTGACAATTTTAGTAAAAGATTCTGAAGGAGCTAACAAGCATTTAGAAAGAGCGAATAAAGAGGGGAGAGCGGTTTTCATAGGGATTACTCCCGTACAACTGAACAAAGCAATTCTCGATGCAAAGGTCGAACGGCTCGTTGTAGAGCACAAGCTCAAAAAGCTCACTGGCATTGAACCGATCGGTAAGCTGATAATTACAAAAAAGCCGAATAAACTGAAAAGAAAAGTAGTACTCGCAGGCATGTCAGGGCTCTTTGTAGGAATATTCATCGTGTCTATTATGCAATATCGAAGAAGACAATCAGGTATTCTAGCGTGA
- the gmd gene encoding GDP-mannose 4,6-dehydratase, with protein sequence MKRALITGVTGQDGAYLAEFLLSKGYEVHGIKRRSSLFNTDRIDHLYKDPHEKDVRFKLHYGDMTDSTNLIRIIQEVQPDEIYNLAAQSHVKVSFETPEYTANADALGALRLLEAIRILNLENKTRFYQASTSELYGKVQEMPQTEQTPFYPRSPYAVAKLYAYWITVNYREAYNMYACNGILFNHESPIRGETFVTRKVTRALARIRLDLQDCLYLGNLDAKRDWGHARDFVEAQWLMLQQDMPEDCVIATGEQHSVRDFVNAAANELGITLEWRGSGIDENAIIVSVQHNEHSSLKPGKTIVKIDPRYFRPTEVETLLGDSSKAREKLGWRPKVTFNELVAEMVREDLRAAERDELIKRHGFISCDYHE encoded by the coding sequence ATGAAACGTGCACTTATAACGGGTGTTACGGGACAGGATGGAGCGTACCTCGCGGAGTTCCTTTTAAGTAAAGGATACGAAGTACATGGAATAAAGAGACGGAGCTCTCTTTTCAATACTGATAGAATTGACCATCTCTACAAGGACCCCCATGAAAAAGATGTGCGGTTCAAACTCCATTATGGAGATATGACCGATTCCACCAATCTGATAAGGATTATTCAGGAGGTCCAGCCGGATGAAATATATAATCTTGCTGCCCAGAGTCATGTCAAGGTCTCTTTCGAAACCCCTGAATACACGGCAAATGCCGATGCCCTCGGAGCGCTTCGCTTGCTTGAGGCGATACGCATACTGAACCTCGAGAATAAGACAAGATTCTATCAGGCATCCACCTCCGAACTGTACGGTAAGGTCCAGGAGATGCCCCAAACGGAGCAGACCCCTTTCTATCCACGAAGCCCCTACGCTGTAGCTAAGCTTTACGCTTATTGGATTACGGTTAACTATCGTGAGGCTTATAATATGTATGCCTGCAACGGTATTTTGTTTAATCATGAGTCACCGATACGCGGTGAGACTTTTGTTACTCGTAAAGTTACCCGTGCGCTGGCGCGTATACGTCTCGACCTGCAGGACTGCCTCTATCTGGGCAACCTCGATGCGAAGCGCGACTGGGGACATGCCAGGGACTTTGTGGAGGCGCAGTGGTTGATGCTGCAGCAGGATATGCCTGAAGATTGCGTCATTGCTACCGGTGAGCAGCATTCCGTTCGTGACTTTGTTAATGCAGCAGCAAACGAGCTGGGTATTACTCTTGAGTGGCGTGGCAGCGGTATTGATGAAAATGCCATTATTGTTTCGGTACAACATAATGAGCATTCCTCTCTAAAGCCGGGCAAGACTATTGTTAAGATAGACCCGCGCTACTTCAGGCCCACGGAGGTGGAGACGCTGCTGGGTGATTCGAGTAAAGCAAGAGAAAAGCTCGGCTGGAGACCAAAAGTGACTTTCAATGAGTTGGTTGCTGAAATGGTTCGAGAGGACCTCAGGGCGGCAGAGCGGGATGAGCTTATAAAGCGCCATGGATTCATTTCGTGTGATTATCACGAATAG
- a CDS encoding GDP-L-fucose synthase, producing the protein MEPDSKIYVAGHRGLVGFSLMHRLSGAGHSNIVTRTHAELDLRDQRAVQQFFEREKPEYVFLAAAKVGGILANSTYKAEFIYDNLMIASNIIHSAYECGVKKLLNLGSSCIYPKLAPQPMKEEHLLTGSLEQTNEPYAIAKIAAIKLCRYYNEQYGTSFISVMPTNLYGPNDNFNLETAHVLPALIRKFHLAKLLAEKRYDEIKRDLQRFPVGFQSAISHDFELVLNKLGIFADRVVLWGSGEPYREFLYIDDLADACVHLMKKFDYKDIGEFVNVGSGEDIKIKELVGLAKSLVGFEGRVEFDTTKPDGTPRKLLDVSRIEMLGWKPKVSLSTGIQTTYKWYLESLKK; encoded by the coding sequence GTGGAACCTGATTCAAAAATATACGTTGCCGGACATCGGGGACTCGTCGGTTTTTCTCTTATGCACCGACTAAGTGGTGCCGGTCACAGCAATATTGTCACGCGGACGCATGCGGAACTGGACCTCAGGGATCAACGTGCGGTGCAGCAGTTCTTCGAGAGAGAAAAGCCCGAATACGTTTTCCTCGCAGCAGCCAAGGTGGGGGGAATCCTCGCAAACAGTACCTATAAAGCAGAATTTATTTATGATAACCTCATGATAGCCTCAAATATCATACATTCAGCTTATGAGTGTGGAGTTAAAAAACTTTTGAATCTAGGCTCCTCGTGCATCTATCCGAAGCTTGCTCCCCAACCGATGAAAGAGGAGCATCTCTTGACAGGGAGCCTAGAACAGACTAACGAACCGTATGCCATTGCAAAAATTGCAGCTATAAAACTCTGCCGGTACTACAACGAACAGTATGGAACAAGTTTCATTTCTGTAATGCCGACAAACTTGTATGGACCAAATGATAACTTTAATCTAGAAACAGCGCATGTGCTTCCTGCGCTTATAAGAAAGTTCCACCTTGCGAAGCTTTTAGCGGAGAAGAGATATGATGAGATCAAAAGAGACCTTCAGAGATTTCCTGTCGGCTTTCAGTCTGCTATCAGCCATGATTTTGAGCTTGTTCTAAATAAGCTAGGCATTTTTGCAGACCGTGTTGTCCTCTGGGGCAGCGGAGAGCCTTATAGGGAATTTTTGTATATAGATGATCTTGCTGATGCCTGTGTGCATTTAATGAAAAAATTCGATTATAAGGATATTGGAGAGTTTGTAAACGTTGGTTCAGGAGAGGATATAAAGATAAAAGAGCTCGTCGGTTTAGCTAAAAGCTTAGTAGGCTTTGAGGGAAGAGTAGAGTTTGATACAACAAAACCGGATGGCACCCCTAGGAAACTGTTAGATGTAAGCAGGATAGAAATGCTGGGATGGAAGCCGAAAGTAAGCTTGTCCACAGGAATACAAACTACCTATAAGTGGTATTTAGAGTCTCTAAAAAAATGA